The genome window ATATCAGATAATCAGCAACGCGGTTTCCTAAATACACCTGTTCTATAATAGACTGAAACATCTTTTATCCTCCTTATCTTAATATACCACGCCTTTTGAGAGTTAGTGCATATATGATACTACTAGGGGCTTATTGAGTCAAGGTAAGGTGTGCTATGTGTTAGGACGTCTACTTTGCCCTCATGAAGATAAATCCGATAATTTTCTTGTTAATGCAAATATTATTGATATAACAACCAGCGTGAATAACGTTCCGATAACCCAATATTTAGTATTTAGATAGCGAAACGTCGACTCTTTCAATGGGATATTGTAAAAATCAAATTTCCTTTTGATGAATTCGAATTTCTTATCTTTTGACCCAAGACTTTCTTCTATCCATTTACGCATTACGTGCGACTTTTTCAGAAAGAATCTATATTCTTTCTCCATGTTATCTAAGTCACCGTTTCTCTCATATAAGCTAGCCAATATAAAATGAGCGTCAAGATATACAGGGTCTTTCCTTATAGCATTTTTTAAATATTCCATGCTATTATCATGATAACCTTTTTTGAGTAATTCTATGGCTGTAATAAATAATTCTTCCGCATCATTGGTCTTTTTTATTCTATGCCGTCTTATGCCCTTATATTCCAAGACTTGTTCCACGTATTTTAACCCATCAGGACCCTCTCGTTCCAGTTCTTCCGCTATAGCAAGAGAACAAAATATAATAGACGATATTAAGATTAACAGGGCTAAAAGCTTCATATTTTAATAGGTGAAGAGGTCTTTCGGAGAATAGTTTTTTCCAGCCACACTATTTAACGCGTTGCGGACCTTTGATTGCACGTGCGGGGTTAGCCGCCTGCCCTTCATGGCCCGGGTGACCATTTTATGCGTAAGCTGCTCATCTGAATGGGCAACAAGATCATGTGGCTTAAGTTTGCTCGCCACCATGATCTTCGAGATTGGCTGTTCACCAAGATTTTTCTCCATTTTAAGTGGGCCTTTTGCGTAGTTCTTTCTTTTCGGAACGCATTTTTTTATACCTTAGCATCTTCTCTTTGGCTCTTTTGGAACGTTTTCGCTTCTGACGCCTTATCTTTTCTATTTTCCTCTGCTGGGCTGCCTTTTTGCCAAGTACAAGTGATTCGATCTTATTAACGAGTATCCTTCTGGCCAGGAATCGATTTAAGCCCTGGGAACGTTCTTTTTGACACTTGACCTCAATGCCTGTAGGCTTGTGCTTGAGATAAACACACGAAGAGGACTTATTGACCTTCTGCCCGCCCGCACCGCTCGAGCGTATGAACTTTTCCTCCAAGTCCACTTCCCTTATTCCCAATAGGGCCATCTTAGACTTTAACGCCCCCTCCTTGCCACTCCTTACACTGAATACCATTCAAAACACTCCTCTGCTATAGGGTGTACCAAAATAGGACGTCTGCTAGGTCACTCAGATTTAAACGAAGTGATTGTAATGACCCTGCCTTGACTAATCACACCCTCTATTTTACGCTTGAGCCATCGTTTAAACAAATTTCGTGTCAATGGAATCAATCCCATAAAGCCTATTATATCAGTTATAAAGCCCGGGGTTAGAAGCAGTATACCGCTGCATAAAATTAAAACGCCGTCAAATAATTTATCCGCCGGCATTATGCCCTGGTTTACATCCTCCTGTATCCTGCGAAGAGTAGTAAGTCCCTGCATCTTTGCCAAATATGCGCCGGTTACACCTGTAAAGATAACGACTCCAAGCGTATAACCCACCCCTATATACTGGCCAATCTTTATTAAGAGAGCCAGCTCTACAAGCGGAACTGCGGTAAATAGTAAAATCAAATATCCTAACATATCATTAGGGCGTCCCCTATCTTTATCTCAATCCTTTCCATATCAATATTCTACAGTCAAACAACCTATTAAGCAATTATAAAAATAAAAGGTCAGGGGGCACTTTGAAGCGTGATTCGGGGACAGATTGGTAAGGAGTTTTCAATACGGTATAAGAAACCCCCAAGAAACCCCACAGGGTCTCAAGCATGGCCACGCCATTGGTCAGCGCAAACGCGGAGATGTTGATGTAGATGGGGAAGAATGTGGCGAGGAATGCTAAGATTATTAATACAAAACGCATAAATTTTAAAACTACCATTTCAAGCCTCCTTTTTCTGAGCCTTCAGCCATCAGCTGTCAGCTTTCAGCAAAAGAAGGTTTTAATTGTTTAGAGTCGCAGATTCCCCCTTCCTAACGTACGACTTTCGTCCCTTAAACGCAAAAAACCCTCACTAGGCCTTGGTAAGCACTAATGAAGGTTTTACTTTATTTAAGTCCGGGATTTTTTCCTTCGAACTCGGGACTTTTTATTTAGTTGTAATATAATTATACCACCTTTTATTGTTTAGTCAAGAGGATCTGCTTAGATTTCGTCAGGGACAGGTCTGGGATTGAGTTTAGAACCGTCCATAGGCTTCTTCAGTTGTTGCAAATTTTGCAACAACTGAAGAAAATAGAAAGAGCGATAGAGAAAAGGAATGTGCGAAAAATGCACATTGCAGGTACGTAAAAGCAGTTATCCGGAATTTCCAGATAACTGCCAGTGATTTCAGTATGTTCCATTTTGGAACTATGTGCAAAATTTGCACATACTGATAGCTGAAAGTGATCCTTCTGAGCGGGATATTATACTGAAACTCGCGGTTAATCTTATTAATAGGGATAATTAGTAGGCCAGGTTTAAACCTGGCCTACGGAGTGAAGTAGGGTGTACCCAAATAGGACGCCTACTATCTGACACATAAATGTCAATGTTAAATTATAAACTTTTCCAAGTCTCTTCATAATTTATCCATAAAAATACGGCTAAAGCGAGGTTTTTATAAGCTTTAGCATTTGCTTGTAGTCCAACTTTTTCTGCAAAATAGAGGGCATTTTAATATTCTCTGTAAGTTTTTTCCATTTATTATAGCGTCTCTTATGTGCCTTTTGATGTCCTTTTAGCTCCCCTAATCGATCCTCGGATCTAAACCTGACTTCAAGAGGGCCATCGGAAATCAATAGCTCTGGTACAATCGATCCTTCCTCTGCAAAAGAAAGCCACCACGCACCCTTAATTCGATCTATGGGCACATTAACAATGACAACACCTGGTTTGCCAAACTTGCTGGCATATACAGGAGAATCAGATATATGCGCAATGTCTTGCACATCGACCTGAGCTTTATCATAAAGCTCAGGATTGTCGGTGCCATAAAAAAGCCAAAGCGATTTTTTTTTGAAAAACCTGTTCTTTGAATCCCATTGCGTCAGCCGTAAGAGCCTATCATATAGTTTTTCGAGCTCGGACTCCATTGATGCAGAAGCGGCTATTGCTTTATGAATATCAAATGCTTGACTTATGGCCGATTCCTGACTCCAGGATCCGAATTCACCTTCTTTCTTATAAAGGTCTTGTATTTTCTCCACGGCTTCTTTTTTCACTAATACAACATTTTTTTGCCCGCTGATGTTTCTAACCAGCTCTACTTCTGGTGATTGATCTGAATCAGGGTCATACGTATCTTGATCGTAAACTTTTATAACCCAGCCATGCCGACTATCAGGTTCCGGTACAAAAATAGGTTTCTTGCCCTTCAGCTTATCAAGCCCTAGTATATGCATATCCATGTCACCAGAAAGCAAGCGAACACTGCCCGACTGTGATGCTCTAGAAGGATGTTTATAGACGCGTGGAATCACTGGACTTCCGTGTATATTTTTACGATTAAACCCATAAAAAAGTAATGCTAAATGACTCAAGCTTTTCCGTACGTTATTTCTCTCTACTTCAAATACATAAAGGTTCGTTCTGAACTCTACTTCTTTCCCATCCTTTTTTACAGAAAAAGCTACATACGGTCCAAAATCAGGGTCGACTTTGAGCTTCATGGTGACTGGTTTATTCGTTAAATCATACTTTCTTATTTCGTCTTTTGTGAAATGAAACCTTAATCTCTTCCAAAGTTTTTTATTTGGTTCAACTTTTAGTTTTATTTCCCCCTCCTTTATTTTTCCCTTCTTATTTTTAATTAACCTTACTTTTCTTGAAACCTTTCTATTCATTCCTTTGAGATCTTTTTTTCCAGATGCAAAATGCATCATATCAATAACCGCTATGTCAGCAAACGGCATAAATTTATCCCTAACATATAAATACTCAACAAGAGAGTTTGGGGATAGTTCAGGATTTTCAGTATTAAAGTCTTTTAATTTTACTATTCGAGCAAGTGGCCCGCAATTAGGATCATCTATTATCATGCAAACCACCTCGTCGCCATTTTTAATATCATGCTCTTTTATCTTTTCCGGAGAGATATTTAAAGTTATTGGCGGAATGTCAAAATTTGTCGAATTAAATGTAACTACACCACTCTCCCCTTTTAAATTGACTTTTTTAACTTGATGTGACCAGGGGTGCCCTTTTGGCCGCACATCTATCTCTTTTCCTTCGGAAAGAAGATATAAATCTATAATAAAGGGCTCTATCTTTATCTCCTTTCCTTTTTTATCGGAAAACTTATACGTGATTAATGGTGTTACTATCTTCTTTTCTTTTCTACTTTCCTCTAAATCCTTCGGTATAAAAATTCCTAGCAAGAGACCTACATTAGCATCTTTAGAGCTCATTAAAATTACTTTCTTGATATCTTCTTCCACAATTCTGGGTAAAACACTTGTATATATACGTAATGTTTTTTTATTTGCCAGATATATGGTTACCCGATTATCTACGATGCAAACAGGTAGTTCGATCTTGCGCCACGGCATTAGCTGGGCATTGCCATCCATCCATTCTGCAATACCCTCTTTTGTCAAAGGGCCTTTAATTTTTGCCCATTCTAATATATTATTAAAATTAATAGAAGGATCAGCAAAATAATCTTTTTCTGTTGAATACAAGTGTGCTCCGACCATGTCTTTTAAGCCAAATTGAAGTCCTTCCATGATATCAATGCCTTTATCTATATTTTCCAAGAATCCATACAGAGATCCTTCGCCTTTTTCGATGATATTCATGATTCCCATAGGCCCCTGCATAGCAAGCCTAAAGTCATATGCTAATTCTTTATCATCAACCATATTGTCAAACATATTCAAGAAATCGTTTACGGCTCTGCGGTCTTGCTCTTCAAACATAGTACTTATATTCAGATCTCTTAATTTATCAAACATGCGGCGTCGAGTTCCTTTACTGACTGTTTTTAACTCATCTCCAAAAAGAGTGTATGTTTGTATTTCATGTAGGTAACTTTTTATACGCTCTTTCCGTTCTTTCATTATGTTAACTAATCTGATGATATATTTTCTGTTAAGCTCTCCATTAACTAACAGTTCTACCAGTGCTTCATTAACCTGCTTAGCCCCTTTCTTGGATAAGACACTAAGTATTCTTTGATTGGTTATATCGGGGTTCTTGGCAATTTCTCTTAAGACCTCTGATTGAAGGGGCAGCATGTGTGCAGTCTGTGATAGTTCTTTTATAAATGTTTCTACATCACTTAATTCTGTCATAGCGTCTTTTATATTTTTATAGCCTATGTTGACAGGGACTCTCAGGGATTCTGAATAAGAGATGTTTGTACAAAAAGACCCCATTAGCATAAATATTAAAGTTATTGTACATGCTTTTCTAATTCTTCTCATAATCCACCCACAAAAATAGCCCTGTCCTTGTATTAAGGCTATATATACGTGCTATGCATTTATATTATAAGTATACCTTATAATATTGACTCTTTCAAGAGACTAGGGACAGGTCTGGGATTGGCGCGAGAACCGTCTCTGGGCTGAGAGGTTAAGATCGCTGATGCTTTGACCGGGAGTCAGGTTTGCCAGGACCCATCCAGCACTGCGGCCCCATGTTGTCCCAAAGGAATTTCTGGCAGGATCGTAAGCAAATAAATCCTTGGTTTCTTTCCATGTTTCAATAGTAAATACCTCTGCCTCAGGCAATAAGCGTTTTAGTTCCTTTTCCATTGCAAATAAACGTTTTATCCCTTCTTTTCCAAAGTCATCGCCCGAATCATCAATAGAGGAATTCCATTTTGATGGTGAAAAATATATTGTGCCGCTCTTATCCTTTACATGTTTTATTAATGACCTGGCATGATTGCGTATCTGCCAGGTATAAAGCAATAGATTCATTGAAATAACAATATCAGCGCGGTCAAATTCGTCCTTATCAAGGTTACCGAAAACAAAAATCACATCAGGGTCTGTCCTGTTTTTTTCCGCTTCTATTATATACTCGAGTTCTTTCTCGATCCCTACTACGGCCAGCTCGCGACTACTGATGCTTCTATAATGCCTTGCCATGCCATGACTAGCTTCTCCAAACTGGCATCCAGCATCCAAGATTCGCAAAACATCCTTCTCTGGCCAGGGATTAAGATCAACTCTTTTAATATGCCTCTCGATTTTCCTGGCCTTAAGCATAGAGCTGCTCTTTTTAACTTCAATAAGGGCATGTTTTGCAATGATGCTGCGTACTAATAGGGACTTATCATTCAGCATCGCCCCTAATAATGCATTAAGGATGGCCTTATCTCCCTTTTTATACAGTTTTTCCAGAACCAGGGACGCCTTTGCGCGTATCCATGGCCTTTTTTCTCTCATCAGTATGTCTATTAAAGTCTTAATACCTGCCTTGCCTGTTGATTGTATCTCTTCGATTGTAAAGATATCCCTTCTTGAATCGTTATGGCGCTTAGTTCCATGGCCGCCTATGCTTAAATATTCGGTAAGCTTTGTCAAAATGTATGCCCGAAGATTAATCTTGCCTGTCTTTTTTAAGATCCTTGGCTGGCCCGGGCTATAAATATGCTGGAAATTAAAATCAGAAGATGTTATGTAAAATCTATCAGCTATTGCTGATTTAAAGACGTTTAATGCCGGGGATGGGATCTCATTGGTAATGTCCCTGAACTCTCCTGTGCCTAAGAAGCGTGTTTCTAGATTACTGCTATCAGCGCCACAAACAACAAGCAAATCCCCTTCTCTTATTAAAGAATTTATCTCCTGTGTCCATGTATTTATGTTCGCGGCCTTAATTCCTGAAGCACCGTTAAAAACTATGTCCGAGATCGTTATATTGAGTAGTTGGTTAAAAAATAATATCCTGAATGATGCCTGAAAAGACTTTCTATTATCTCTGGCAACTTCTTCAATTGCATTTTTTATTTCGCCGGGATTTCTTATGTTTGCTGATTTACGCTTTAATATCGTGCTTATGTTCTCGCTGGTGAGCCCTATATCTTTATTGAGCGCTATAAATGTATCCGTTACCGTTGAAACATCTTTATTATTAAGGCCTACGACTATGTCTTTTTTAGTACAGCCTATACATGTGCCAGGGTTAGCGCCTTGTCCAAAGTCAAATTTTACTATAGGCTTGGAAGGGGCTATATTGCGCAATAATGCATGCAAAAGACTCCATTTAAGATTATACTCGCTTAGGGCCGCGCTTAAAACCTGCTCTCTTAAATCAGATATAACGCGGTGATCATACAGCTCTTTTTCTTCGGTGCTCGGCGATGGAGACAGGTTTCCTAATATCAAGGCCTCTTTTCTTGTTCTGTAAAATTTTTCAAGATCATAAACGCGAGTATAGTCGGTATTTTGGGCATGTTTGATGTGCCTGTCGTAAAGTTTTTTCAGTAAGTTGTTTAATTCCGGATATTGGTCAAATATCTTATTGAGAAGCACTCTCCAGCTTACAGCAATGACTTCTTCCTGTTTATCAAGTATCTTGATATTTATTTTCCGTTTTTTTACCTCTTCTATCTTCTGCACTAACGATTTAATGGATAGCGCATTAAATCTATCATCAGTCACATATCTTTTTTCAGGGGAATAACCATGGCTTGGCCGCAATGAATACACGGGCGTAGAATATAAAAATATCCCCAATATTAGCGTAAATATTAATGCTATATTATAAGATTTTTTAATCTTCATGATAATCTGGGCATAAAAAGGCCATCTTTTTTGTGGCCTATCTTAAATAGCGACTATATTATATCAAATTACAGCGAAAAGTCAATGTGTAAGGGATTTTAAATATTGGCGGCTATCTCTTTTGTAATACTAGTTCTTTCTTTTCCGAGTCTATTTTAAAGATAAAGTTATCAAGGAATGACATGCCCAGTAAGCCGGTTCCGTCCTCTTCGTTTAATACGACCGCTCTTACATTGCTGACCTTGGCCCTGCCTAATCTTACTTCTCTGATATTGACCGATCTTCCTTCTACTGTGCGGCCGTCAGCTAATTGACATGAGACCTTAGTCGCGCCGCGTATGTTTATGCCTAATTTCCTCGCTATGTCTGAGGATATCTGCGTCTCCGAGCACCCTGTATCCAGCACTAGCCTGGTCTTTAATCGTCGGTTTAAAACCGTGTCCACGTAAAGCGTACTGCATTTTTTCGCGAGCGGCACGATTTCCTTTCCTATAGTCATATTGACTACTGTTCTGGCTCCCTTACCGGTTAATTTAGCTGTCTTGAGCGCGACCTTGCCTACTGTCTTGGCTGTTACAAAGGTTATCTTGCCGGCAGTGCCCAGAGCCTTTCCAACAGCATTAAGCGTAGTACAGCCGCTTAATAAAAGCATACCCGAGACAAGCAGTATTGAGAACTTAGATATCTTTGTCATAATGTAAGTAAAAGTATACTCTATGAGCGAGGGAATGTCAAAACGGCGGGGAAATTATTTTAGGGCATCTGACGGGGTGAAGCCTGTGAATTTATAGAATTTTCTGGAATCTAGCACTACCTTGCCGATGCGTGGTGGGCCGTTTTTCTCGTCAAAGCGAGAGGAACGAATCAGGAATTTCTCTTGATATCCGCGTTTCTGGACAAGATATGTTCCGATATCATATAGGCTGTATTCTTGTGTCCCGCCACAATGGAATATGCCCTCTCCTCTTTTATCAAAAAAATGCATGACTGCTTTAGCTACATCTTTAGTTGTGATCAGCGATCTTATTTCATCATGAAAAAGCGTCATTTTTTGTTTTTTACTGAGTCTTTTCGCGATAAAGTCTATAGCCCCTTTTGTCCCTGAGATCGATGGCCCTATTGGCAGGCCAAGACGCACTATTCCATTCCTCTTGTGCTGCAGGACCTCGTTCTCTGCTTCTAGGAAGGTTCTGCCGACTACACTGACAGGATCGCACAGCGATGACTCTGAATAACCGCGACCAAGGGGGTCATTTCCAGAAAAGACCAGATCTGTGCTGATGTATAACAGGTAGCTGTCTTTTGACAGGTCGACTATATTGCGGGTGCCCAGGACATTTACCTGATAAGTAAAATCAGGAGCGGCTTCGCACCTGTCAAGATCACAGACTCCTGCCGCGTGCACGACTGCTTCAGGCTTGATCTTGTCAAATATCCCCCTCATCTTAGAAAAATCATCCATGGTGCAAAAAAATACCTTTTTGTCATTTTTGAAAAAAGGGAGTTTAATGCCAGGGGCGACACCATACACACGCTCTCCGTATTTCTTTCTAAGCGCGGTGAAGATAGGCCATCCGTGAATAGATGTTATACCTGTTATAAGGATATTATCGGATTTTTGCATATATGTGGTATTCCAGGAGTCGGCATTCTATCCTGGCATTGAAAAAAATTAGCCGGCGGCTGGTTCGCAATCCTACCTTTTTTGCCAGGGCCATATTCCCGGTAAAGACATATCCGGTAAACCCCGCGCATTTATTCTTAAAGAAATCCCCTATACCTTTATAGGTTCTCTCCAGTTCATGCTGGTTTCCGAGCCTAAGGCCGTATCCCGGGTTAAAAATAACGATCCCCTTTTCTTCAGGGATCGGAGTATCGTTAAAATCGCATACATGAAATTCAATGACCTCATCGACCCCGGCGAGTTGAGCGTTTTTCTTCGCGGCCTCGATCGCCTTTTCATCGATGTCAGTCGCGATGATCCGAAAAGGCAGGTCTTTCTTTGACTGGACCCGCAGTTTTTTATTTAAAGCGTTCCATGCTTCTCTATCGAATCCCATTACGTGATTCAATCCAAAATTGCTCCGTAAGAGGCCGGGCGCGCGTTTCAAGGCGATGAGCGCCGCTTCTATCGCAAGTGTACCGCTTCCGCACATGGGATTCACTAAAGGCCGTGAACCGTCAAAACCCGCGGCACGCAGCAGAGCGGCTGCCAGGGTTTCCCGCAAAGGGGCTGTAAAAGGGATTTTCCGATAGCCTCGGTCTGAAAGCTTCTTTCCTGAAGCATTGAGATATATCCAGCATTTGTCATTGCTCCAGTAAAAATTGATCACCACATTATCCCTGTCCGGCCCGGAATTCGGCCGGCTGCCGCATTTTTCAGACACCCGGTCAACTATCGCGTCTTTGACCTTCTGGCTCGCAAAAACTGAATTATTAATAGCAGGAGTATTCACGCGGGAGGTGACGCTGAGATATTCTGAAGGCGCGATATAATCTTCCCACGGAAATGATACGACTTCCCTGTACAGTTCATCAGTGTCTTTGCAGGAAAATTGCTTGAGCAGGCAAAGCACGTTAACGCCGGCGCGCAGCGCGAGATTGAGCTTCATCGCGTCATGTAACGACGCGGTTATCTCTATCGTGGTATCGGAAGTAATCCGCGCTTCATACCCCAATTCTTCCACCTCCTGGCGTAAATAGTCAGCTACTCCCTGGTCACACGTGATCACTAATGTCTCATTTTTGCGCATGTTCATAGCTGTCAAAAAATCCCTGTCTCGCAATTTATATAGTTTTTTAGAATATCACCTTCTCTTAAAAACCTGCTTATCTCTGTAAACGACGGGCCGCCTTTATTGGCCAGATAATTTCTCGGGGAAAAATCTACCATGGGCTTCAGCATATAGAGATTTTCCTTTGCTCTTGTCATGGCAACATAAAGGAGCCTCCGCTCCTCTTCTATGGAATCATCATTCCCTATTGACTGATAAGATGGTACATAGCCCTCTGAAACATGTATGATAAATACTGTGTGCCACTCGAGCCCTTTAGCGGAATGGATCGTGGAAAGCACCAGCTTTGATTTATCCGCGTTGTCGTTATTCTTTTTTACAGCTCCTTCTTCAGGAGGCTCCAGAGCCATATCAGTCAAAAAATCCTCTATTCTTTCATATCTTAAGGCAATTTTTTCAAGAGAGCTAAGGTCATTGATGCGCTTATGAAAATCATCATATTTTTCTCTAAAAATAGGTTCATAATACGCATTGAATATCTTTATGATGTCAAAAGGAGTTTTGCCTTCATCGCAGACTTCCTTAAGCACTCTTGATAATCTCTCAGTGTCCTTTGTCTTTTTAAAAAGCTTATCATCTGAAGACAGGGCGTTTTTGTCCTGACTTATCTTTTCAAACATTTTCTCAGCTGTTTTAGAGCCTACGCCTCTCATTAGAGTAAGGACCCTGTTCCAGCTTATCTCGTCATTTATGTTATGAAGGACCTGTAGATGAGAGATAAGATCTTTAACATGAGACGATTCAACGAATTTCCTGCCACCACATTTGATAAATGGTATGCGGTTTCTGGCTAGCCCTAC of Candidatus Gorgyraea atricola contains these proteins:
- a CDS encoding peptide chain release factor-like protein, yielding MVFSVRSGKEGALKSKMALLGIREVDLEEKFIRSSGAGGQKVNKSSSCVYLKHKPTGIEVKCQKERSQGLNRFLARRILVNKIESLVLGKKAAQQRKIEKIRRQKRKRSKRAKEKMLRYKKMRSEKKELRKRPT
- a CDS encoding FxsA family protein; this encodes MLGYLILLFTAVPLVELALLIKIGQYIGVGYTLGVVIFTGVTGAYLAKMQGLTTLRRIQEDVNQGIMPADKLFDGVLILCSGILLLTPGFITDIIGFMGLIPLTRNLFKRWLKRKIEGVISQGRVITITSFKSE
- a CDS encoding class I SAM-dependent methyltransferase, encoding MKIKKSYNIALIFTLILGIFLYSTPVYSLRPSHGYSPEKRYVTDDRFNALSIKSLVQKIEEVKKRKINIKILDKQEEVIAVSWRVLLNKIFDQYPELNNLLKKLYDRHIKHAQNTDYTRVYDLEKFYRTRKEALILGNLSPSPSTEEKELYDHRVISDLREQVLSAALSEYNLKWSLLHALLRNIAPSKPIVKFDFGQGANPGTCIGCTKKDIVVGLNNKDVSTVTDTFIALNKDIGLTSENISTILKRKSANIRNPGEIKNAIEEVARDNRKSFQASFRILFFNQLLNITISDIVFNGASGIKAANINTWTQEINSLIREGDLLVVCGADSSNLETRFLGTGEFRDITNEIPSPALNVFKSAIADRFYITSSDFNFQHIYSPGQPRILKKTGKINLRAYILTKLTEYLSIGGHGTKRHNDSRRDIFTIEEIQSTGKAGIKTLIDILMREKRPWIRAKASLVLEKLYKKGDKAILNALLGAMLNDKSLLVRSIIAKHALIEVKKSSSMLKARKIERHIKRVDLNPWPEKDVLRILDAGCQFGEASHGMARHYRSISSRELAVVGIEKELEYIIEAEKNRTDPDVIFVFGNLDKDEFDRADIVISMNLLLYTWQIRNHARSLIKHVKDKSGTIYFSPSKWNSSIDDSGDDFGKEGIKRLFAMEKELKRLLPEAEVFTIETWKETKDLFAYDPARNSFGTTWGRSAGWVLANLTPGQSISDLNLSAQRRFSRQSQTCP
- a CDS encoding retropepsin-like aspartic protease; protein product: MTKISKFSILLVSGMLLLSGCTTLNAVGKALGTAGKITFVTAKTVGKVALKTAKLTGKGARTVVNMTIGKEIVPLAKKCSTLYVDTVLNRRLKTRLVLDTGCSETQISSDIARKLGINIRGATKVSCQLADGRTVEGRSVNIREVRLGRAKVSNVRAVVLNEEDGTGLLGMSFLDNFIFKIDSEKKELVLQKR
- a CDS encoding sugar nucleotide-binding protein translates to MQKSDNILITGITSIHGWPIFTALRKKYGERVYGVAPGIKLPFFKNDKKVFFCTMDDFSKMRGIFDKIKPEAVVHAAGVCDLDRCEAAPDFTYQVNVLGTRNIVDLSKDSYLLYISTDLVFSGNDPLGRGYSESSLCDPVSVVGRTFLEAENEVLQHKRNGIVRLGLPIGPSISGTKGAIDFIAKRLSKKQKMTLFHDEIRSLITTKDVAKAVMHFFDKRGEGIFHCGGTQEYSLYDIGTYLVQKRGYQEKFLIRSSRFDEKNGPPRIGKVVLDSRKFYKFTGFTPSDALK
- a CDS encoding class I SAM-dependent RNA methyltransferase, producing MNMRKNETLVITCDQGVADYLRQEVEELGYEARITSDTTIEITASLHDAMKLNLALRAGVNVLCLLKQFSCKDTDELYREVVSFPWEDYIAPSEYLSVTSRVNTPAINNSVFASQKVKDAIVDRVSEKCGSRPNSGPDRDNVVINFYWSNDKCWIYLNASGKKLSDRGYRKIPFTAPLRETLAAALLRAAGFDGSRPLVNPMCGSGTLAIEAALIALKRAPGLLRSNFGLNHVMGFDREAWNALNKKLRVQSKKDLPFRIIATDIDEKAIEAAKKNAQLAGVDEVIEFHVCDFNDTPIPEEKGIVIFNPGYGLRLGNQHELERTYKGIGDFFKNKCAGFTGYVFTGNMALAKKVGLRTSRRLIFFNARIECRLLEYHIYAKIR